One part of the Aurantibacillus circumpalustris genome encodes these proteins:
- a CDS encoding SBBP repeat-containing protein → MKTIYSNIILFILSLTQLNAQNFAWVKEFGGSVATSSCKKTLIDASGNIYTTGSFAGAVDFDPGPGTFTLYSATGDGFVSKLDASGNFVWAKAMGGFNTSIAVDVSGNVYTTGIYTGTVDLDPGIGTFTVNSVGLYDFFIRKLDVSGNFVWGKSIGGSSNDEGNSVAVDNSGNVYTTGYFRDVVDFDPGAGTFTLNSIGGTDDVFISKLDASGNFVWVKSMGSGFGDVANSISIDGSGNIYTTGYYGGTADFDPGVGTYVLSPSSGGDIFVSKLNAAGNFVWAKSMGGAGGDRAYEITLDASGNVYTTGYYGYGADFDPGPGTFTLGGGSCIFVSKLDVTGNFVWAKSLGGTLGDIGYSISTDASGNVYTTGFFSGVSDFDPGAGTFTLASVGGNSNSDIFVSKLSAAGNFVWAQAMGGTGVDYGNSIALDPVGNVYTSGDYASYDIDFDPGVGTYTLSYGGNTKGYIHKMSCVQPTITVNSGLVCSGKIFTIAPSGASTYTVSGNNFTVNPVSQTAYSVTGTSTTGCVSSNTAVSTVSINALPAVNIITSTTMVCSANSVTLTAGGALSYTWSNALGNNTVVTVSSSSNYTRTVAGIAANGCTNSASQTISVIPSPTVTIVPSSTAICSADNVTLTASGASTYTWSNALGNSAVVSTGPNANFTRSVTGTAVNGCTEQAVQTISVNTSPVLTITPSSASICSGQSVTLTASGANSYVWTGGPSTAASIVTPTATTVYTVTGTNTTGGCTDVATQVITVNATPNVSIAFTSSVICSGKTTTLTASGANTYVWTSGSTTSISAVSPSATTIYTVTGTTTASGCTDTAVQSIVVNANPTVNIAFTSSVICSGKTTTLTASGANTYIWTSGPSTAANPVSPTSSFNYTVTGTNTAGSCTSTATQSVLVNASPTVNIAFTSSTICSGNTTTLTASGANSYIWTSGPSAPANAVNPTSTTIYTVTGTNTVGSCTNTATQNIVVNATPTLNIAYTSSVICSGKTTTLTASGANTYAWASGPSAAANSVNPNANTTYTVTGTNTAGSCTSTATQSVVVNASPTLNIAFTSSVICSSKTTTLTASGANSYVWTSGPSTASSAVNPNATTIYTVTGTNTIGSCTNTATQSVLVNPTPTLNIAYTSSVICLGNTSTLTASGANTFVWVNGPSTAVSAVNPTATTIYTVTGTNTAGSCTNTATQSIIVNSLPIITIVPSSTAVCSANSATLTAGGAATYTWSNALGTNTSVTVSSASNYTRTVIGSAANGCTNSASQSMVVNATPTINIGATSTVICSGTSATLTASGANTFSWSNAITSSTNVVSPIVTTVYNISGTTTASGCTNTALQTISVNATPVLTVTPVSSTICSGDASNLLASGATNYTWTNGPLTAGFAANPTTTSVYTVTGETAGCEGLASLTVNVNQNPTLTVNSGTVCTGNSFTISASGANSYSWSNGASSSSINVSPPTNTVYIVIGTGINNCTSTATSTLVVANNLVVNIVPSSTAVCAGASVTLTANGGNTFLWSNSTTSSSIVLNPTTASTYSVIGSSGPSCSNTASQLISINPSPTLTISGINFICSGVTSILTAGGANSYTWNTGANTTTISVTPTVTSTYTVSGSNSFNCTNTAIYQVQTTPVVTPTICLVTVDSASINNEIYWDKSSYPEADTFIVYRESSAAFYSVIARLLKNALGSYADTNRSIGPNNGNPNYSSYKYKIQFRDTCGNLSPMSDYHKTIFIQDNLTGNFTWNYYNIGGVDQQSVNYVLYRRNVLSGVTTSVGGTSGTAFTDPQYSALATAGNVKWFTGMSGFACDPNARLSGTTAQTISTTKSNVSNEKQFPVVTIGLNENSAKVALLSIYPNPVQSELTLDFGKTEVKLNLELIDVTGRLIGKDQINGNKFYLSTDHIKNGIYFITLYENNKLINTQKIIVQHQ, encoded by the coding sequence ATGAAAACAATTTATTCAAACATTATCCTTTTTATTTTATCACTGACGCAATTAAACGCCCAGAACTTTGCCTGGGTTAAAGAGTTTGGGGGTTCGGTTGCAACATCTTCTTGCAAAAAAACACTCATTGATGCCTCAGGTAATATTTATACAACAGGATCTTTTGCCGGTGCGGTTGATTTTGATCCAGGTCCAGGAACATTCACGCTATATTCTGCAACTGGTGATGGTTTTGTAAGCAAATTAGATGCGTCTGGGAATTTTGTTTGGGCGAAGGCTATGGGTGGGTTTAATACAAGTATTGCTGTTGATGTTTCTGGCAATGTATACACAACGGGTATTTATACTGGCACTGTTGACCTTGATCCTGGAATTGGCACATTCACAGTAAATTCAGTCGGATTATATGATTTTTTTATAAGGAAATTAGATGTGTCTGGAAATTTTGTTTGGGGGAAAAGTATTGGAGGATCATCAAATGATGAAGGGAATAGCGTAGCGGTTGATAATTCAGGAAACGTTTATACCACGGGGTATTTTAGAGATGTTGTTGACTTTGACCCAGGTGCTGGCACATTCACGCTCAACTCTATTGGTGGAACTGATGATGTTTTCATAAGTAAATTAGATGCTTCTGGGAATTTTGTTTGGGTTAAATCTATGGGGAGTGGATTTGGTGATGTTGCAAATTCCATCAGTATAGATGGCTCGGGGAATATATATACTACAGGGTATTACGGAGGTACTGCCGACTTTGACCCAGGCGTAGGAACGTATGTACTTAGCCCTTCGTCTGGAGGTGATATTTTTGTCAGTAAATTAAACGCTGCAGGTAATTTTGTTTGGGCTAAATCCATGGGGGGTGCTGGTGGCGATAGGGCTTATGAAATAACTTTGGATGCCTCTGGGAACGTTTACACCACTGGATATTATGGCTATGGTGCCGATTTTGACCCAGGCCCGGGAACATTCACTCTTGGCGGGGGTAGTTGTATTTTTGTAAGCAAATTAGATGTCACTGGAAATTTTGTTTGGGCTAAATCTTTGGGGGGCACCTTAGGTGATATAGGATACTCCATTTCAACAGACGCTTCCGGCAATGTTTACACCACTGGATTCTTTTCCGGCGTTAGTGACTTCGATCCCGGTGCAGGAACTTTCACTCTCGCTTCAGTCGGAGGAAACTCAAATAGTGATATTTTCGTAAGCAAATTAAGTGCGGCGGGTAATTTTGTTTGGGCTCAAGCGATGGGCGGTACAGGGGTTGATTATGGTAATTCAATTGCTTTAGACCCCGTTGGCAATGTATATACCTCAGGAGATTATGCGAGTTATGACATTGACTTTGATCCCGGCGTAGGTACATACACACTAAGTTATGGAGGAAATACAAAAGGTTATATTCATAAAATGTCTTGCGTTCAACCAACAATTACGGTAAATAGCGGCTTAGTTTGTTCGGGGAAAATATTCACAATAGCACCAAGCGGTGCAAGCACTTATACAGTATCGGGAAATAACTTCACCGTAAACCCAGTTTCACAAACCGCTTATTCGGTAACGGGTACAAGTACAACGGGTTGCGTGAGCAGTAATACCGCGGTTTCCACTGTTTCAATAAACGCTTTACCTGCTGTCAATATTATCACGAGCACCACGATGGTTTGTTCTGCTAATTCAGTAACGCTTACAGCCGGTGGAGCATTATCCTACACCTGGAGTAACGCTTTAGGAAACAATACGGTCGTGACTGTATCTTCCTCTAGTAATTACACGAGAACAGTTGCAGGAATTGCAGCAAATGGTTGTACGAATTCGGCCTCACAAACTATTTCAGTAATACCTTCGCCCACAGTTACCATCGTTCCCAGTAGCACTGCGATTTGTTCTGCCGATAATGTTACACTTACAGCTAGCGGAGCTTCAACATATACCTGGAGTAATGCATTAGGAAACAGCGCCGTAGTATCAACCGGACCAAATGCGAATTTTACGCGCTCTGTTACTGGCACAGCTGTAAATGGCTGTACCGAGCAGGCTGTACAAACAATATCTGTAAATACATCTCCTGTGTTAACCATAACACCCAGCAGCGCCTCAATCTGTTCAGGCCAATCAGTTACTCTCACTGCAAGCGGCGCGAACTCGTATGTGTGGACGGGCGGACCTTCAACGGCTGCAAGTATAGTCACTCCAACTGCAACAACCGTTTATACAGTAACGGGAACCAATACAACGGGAGGTTGCACTGATGTTGCTACTCAGGTCATAACGGTTAATGCTACACCCAACGTAAGCATTGCATTTACAAGCAGTGTGATTTGTTCAGGGAAAACTACAACCCTCACCGCGAGTGGTGCTAATACTTATGTCTGGACAAGCGGATCTACTACGTCTATTAGTGCAGTGAGTCCATCTGCTACAACTATTTATACCGTAACCGGAACTACAACAGCGTCAGGATGCACAGATACTGCTGTACAAAGCATTGTAGTGAATGCTAACCCGACAGTAAACATTGCTTTTACCAGCAGTGTGATTTGTTCTGGTAAAACTACAACACTCACAGCTAGCGGCGCCAACACCTATATATGGACAAGTGGACCTTCCACTGCGGCAAATCCTGTGAGTCCAACTTCATCGTTTAATTACACGGTCACTGGAACCAACACAGCTGGCAGTTGCACAAGTACCGCCACGCAAAGCGTTTTAGTGAATGCATCGCCAACGGTCAATATTGCTTTCACAAGCAGCACAATTTGTTCAGGCAATACCACCACACTCACAGCCAGCGGTGCTAATTCATATATATGGACGAGCGGACCTTCTGCACCTGCAAATGCGGTGAATCCTACTTCCACAACAATTTATACTGTTACTGGAACCAACACAGTTGGTAGTTGTACAAATACAGCTACACAAAACATTGTAGTGAATGCTACACCAACCCTTAACATTGCTTATACGAGCAGTGTGATTTGCTCAGGCAAAACAACAACACTTACGGCCAGTGGCGCCAATACTTACGCTTGGGCAAGCGGACCTTCTGCGGCCGCAAATTCTGTGAATCCAAATGCAAATACAACTTATACCGTAACTGGAACCAACACAGCGGGCAGTTGCACAAGCACAGCCACTCAAAGTGTTGTAGTAAATGCATCTCCAACACTTAACATTGCTTTTACCAGTAGCGTAATTTGTTCAAGTAAAACAACTACACTTACTGCAAGTGGTGCCAATTCTTATGTATGGACAAGTGGACCTTCTACAGCTTCAAGCGCGGTGAATCCAAACGCTACAACCATTTATACTGTAACAGGAACAAACACCATTGGTAGCTGTACAAATACAGCAACACAAAGTGTTTTAGTAAATCCTACACCTACGCTTAACATTGCGTATACAAGCAGTGTGATTTGTTTAGGGAATACAAGCACACTTACTGCAAGTGGTGCTAATACGTTTGTTTGGGTGAATGGACCTTCTACAGCTGTGAGTGCTGTGAATCCAACCGCAACAACAATATACACTGTTACCGGAACTAACACAGCAGGTAGTTGTACAAATACCGCCACACAGAGTATTATAGTAAATAGCTTGCCAATAATTACCATAGTACCGAGCAGCACAGCGGTTTGTTCAGCTAATTCAGCTACACTCACTGCGGGAGGTGCTGCAACATATACCTGGAGTAATGCTTTAGGAACCAATACAAGTGTTACAGTATCTTCAGCCAGCAACTATACGCGAACCGTAATAGGATCAGCCGCAAACGGTTGTACCAATTCTGCTTCACAAAGCATGGTGGTTAATGCTACTCCGACCATAAACATTGGAGCAACTAGCACCGTTATTTGTTCGGGCACTAGCGCAACACTCACAGCGAGTGGCGCAAATACCTTCTCTTGGTCAAACGCGATTACTTCATCAACAAATGTGGTGAGTCCAATCGTTACAACGGTTTATAACATTTCAGGAACTACCACCGCATCGGGTTGTACCAATACTGCATTACAAACTATTTCAGTAAATGCTACACCAGTTTTAACAGTTACTCCTGTGTCATCCACAATTTGTTCTGGAGACGCAAGTAATCTTTTAGCCAGTGGAGCAACAAATTATACCTGGACGAATGGTCCTTTAACGGCAGGGTTTGCAGCTAATCCAACCACTACAAGCGTTTATACCGTAACAGGTGAAACAGCGGGTTGTGAAGGACTTGCTTCGCTTACGGTTAACGTGAATCAAAATCCAACACTAACGGTTAATAGCGGTACGGTTTGTACTGGAAATAGTTTTACTATTAGTGCAAGTGGTGCAAATTCTTACTCTTGGAGCAATGGTGCAAGTAGTTCAAGTATTAACGTTTCCCCGCCAACAAATACCGTATACATAGTAATAGGTACGGGTATTAATAATTGTACGAGTACTGCCACTTCAACACTCGTTGTAGCAAACAATCTTGTTGTAAACATTGTTCCAAGTAGCACAGCAGTTTGTGCAGGAGCCTCTGTGACTTTAACAGCAAACGGAGGAAATACATTCTTATGGAGCAATTCAACTACAAGTTCAAGTATTGTATTGAATCCAACGACTGCAAGTACGTATTCTGTTATTGGTTCGTCAGGGCCTTCGTGCAGTAATACTGCTTCTCAATTAATTTCGATTAACCCTTCCCCTACTCTTACAATTAGCGGTATTAATTTTATTTGTTCGGGTGTTACTAGTATATTAACTGCTGGTGGCGCAAATTCTTATACCTGGAATACAGGAGCTAATACTACTACAATCAGTGTTACACCCACTGTAACTTCTACTTACACTGTTAGTGGAAGCAATTCTTTTAATTGTACCAACACTGCTATTTATCAAGTCCAAACAACACCAGTTGTAACTCCTACAATTTGTTTAGTGACTGTGGACAGCGCCAGTATTAATAATGAAATTTATTGGGATAAATCATCTTATCCTGAAGCAGATACATTTATTGTTTATAGAGAATCAAGTGCTGCGTTTTACTCTGTGATTGCACGCCTATTAAAAAATGCCCTTGGAAGTTATGCAGACACTAACCGCAGTATAGGACCAAACAACGGTAATCCAAATTACTCTTCTTATAAATACAAAATTCAGTTCAGAGACACTTGTGGGAATTTAAGTCCGATGAGTGATTACCACAAAACCATTTTTATTCAAGATAATCTAACTGGTAACTTTACCTGGAATTATTATAATATTGGAGGAGTTGATCAACAGAGTGTAAATTATGTATTATACAGACGCAATGTATTATCAGGGGTTACAACCAGTGTTGGTGGAACTTCTGGTACAGCCTTCACTGATCCACAATACAGCGCTCTGGCAACAGCCGGCAATGTAAAATGGTTTACTGGCATGAGTGGCTTTGCTTGCGATCCGAATGCCAGGCTTTCAGGCACTACCGCTCAAACAATCAGCACGACAAAAAGCAATGTGAGCAATGAAAAACAATTTCCTGTTGTAACCATTGGTTTAAATGAAAACAGCGCTAAAGTCGCTCTACTAAGCATTTATCCAAACCCAGTTCAAAGTGAATTAACGCTTGACTTTGGTAAAACGGAAGTGAAGTTGAATCTTGAATTGATAGATGTTACGGGACGATTGATTGGTAAGGACCAAATAAATGGTAATAAAT
- a CDS encoding T9SS type A sorting domain-containing protein, translating to MKNKINTISTGAFSTQMNASKRKNLMGMTKLFLLTFSLFGLAANAQCTRSSQTVGVAGFSPGQVDYTSIAIDGSGTPYVVYSDVANSSKATVKKFNGSAWVTVGSAGFSTGQAAYTAIAIDGSGTPYVVYSDVANSSKATVMKFNGSAWVTVGSAGFSAGQAAYTSIAIDGSGTPYVAYSDFSNNLYATVMKFNGSSWVLVGSQGFSGAQAYYTSIAINGSGTPYVVFKDWGIVGKASVMQFNGSSWVLVGSQGFSGAESDYTNIAIDGGGTPYVVYLDKTYYKANVMKFNGSTWVNVGSTNFSAGIAYYTQIAIDGSGTPYVVYSDNTNSDKATVMKFNGSTWVNVSSAGFSAGTAYYTSIAIDGSGTPYVVYSDYGNSQKATVVNFPYTLPPVSVNSATICSGKSATLTPGGASTYTITGGAFTVSPGTTTSYTVTGSDVSGCTNTAVATVSVKASPTVSINSATICSGQPVTLTPGGASTYTISGGTFIVSPVNTSTYSVTGTATNACVSSNTAVASVLVNTTPTVVITNTTICSGNSFSIVPTGAISYTYQGGSALVSPLTTTNYTVQGSSGSGCVSNVVTCSVTVNASPNVTITPSSTVICSANTVSLTAGGAVSYLWSNNSTTLSTANPFITGPNANFTRTVTGTAVNGCTNQAVQTILVNTSPTVSIAFTGSVICSGKTSTLTASGANTYVWVSGPSAAANPVSPNSTTIYTVTGTNSAGGCTDVATQNIIVNPSPTVNISVTNGTICSGNTTTLTASGANSYVWTSGPSTPANAVNPTSTTIYTVTGTNTVGSCTNTATQNIVVNATPTLNIAYTSSVICSGKTTTLTASGANTYAWASGPSTAANPVSPNANATYTVTGTNTAGSCTSTATQSVAVNASPTLNIAFTSSVICSSKTTTLTASGANSYVWASGPSTASSAVSPNATTIYTVTGTNTIGSCTNAATQSVVVNPTPTLNIAYTSSVICLGNTTTLTASGANTFVWASGPSTAANPVNPTATTIYTVTGTNTAGSCTNTATQSIVVNNLPTVSIVASSTVVCSVNSATLTAGGAATYTWSNALGNNTIVTVSSTSNYTRTVIGSAANGCTNSASQSMVVNATPTINIAATNTVICSGNTTTLTASGANTFSWSNAITSSTNVVSPIVTTVYNISGTTTASGCTNTALQTISVNATPVLTVTPVSSTICSGDASNLLASGAINYTWTNGPLTAGFAANPTTTSVYTVTGETAGCEGLASLTVNVNQNPTLTVNSGTVCTGNSFTISASGANSYSWSNGASSSSINVSPPTNTVYIVIGTGINNCTSTATSTLVVANNLVVNIVPSSTAVCAGASVTLTANGGNTFLWNNSTTSSSIVLNPTTASTYSVIGSSGPSCSNTASQLISINPSPTLTVSGINFICSGVTSILTAGGANSYTWNTGANTTTISVTPAVTSTYTVTGSNSFNCTNTAQYQVQTTPVVTPTICLVTVDSASINNEIYWDKASYPEADTFIVYRESSAAFYSVIARLSKNALGSYVDTNRSIGPNNGNPNYSSYKYKIQFRDTCGNLSQISDYHKTIFIQDNQTGNFTWNYYNIGGVDQQSVNYVLYRRNVLSGVTTSVGGTSGTAFTDPQYSALATAGNVKWFTGMSGFSCDPNARLSSTTAQTISTTKSNVSNEKQFPVVTIGLNENSSKIAQLSVYPNPVENQLTLDFGKTEVKLNLELIDVTGRLISKEVINGNKFYLSTSDLTNGIYFIKLYESHKLLNTQKIIVQH from the coding sequence ATGAAAAATAAAATAAATACAATTTCCACGGGTGCGTTTAGCACTCAAATGAATGCCAGTAAAAGGAAAAATTTAATGGGTATGACGAAACTCTTCTTACTTACCTTCTCTCTTTTTGGCCTTGCTGCAAACGCCCAATGCACGCGATCATCGCAAACCGTGGGCGTGGCAGGATTTTCACCAGGCCAAGTCGATTATACCTCCATAGCCATAGACGGCAGCGGGACGCCTTATGTGGTGTACTCCGATGTTGCCAACAGCAGCAAAGCCACCGTAAAAAAATTTAACGGCAGTGCTTGGGTTACTGTTGGCTCGGCAGGCTTTTCGACAGGGCAAGCCGCTTACACTGCCATAGCCATAGACGGCAGCGGTACGCCTTATGTGGTGTACTCCGATGTTGCCAACAGCAGCAAAGCCACCGTGATGAAATTTAACGGCAGTGCTTGGGTTACTGTTGGCTCGGCAGGCTTTTCGGCAGGGCAAGCCGCTTACACTTCCATAGCCATTGACGGCAGCGGTACGCCTTATGTAGCATATTCAGACTTTAGCAACAACCTATATGCCACCGTGATGAAATTTAACGGCAGCTCCTGGGTACTTGTTGGCTCACAGGGATTTTCGGGTGCGCAAGCCTATTACACTTCCATAGCCATAAACGGCAGCGGAACACCTTATGTGGTATTCAAAGACTGGGGCATCGTTGGCAAGGCTTCTGTGATGCAATTTAATGGCAGCTCCTGGGTACTTGTTGGCTCACAGGGATTTTCGGGTGCGGAATCTGATTACACAAATATAGCCATAGATGGCGGCGGTACGCCTTATGTGGTATATCTTGACAAGACCTACTACAAAGCCAACGTAATGAAATTTAACGGCAGTACTTGGGTTAACGTTGGCTCTACAAATTTTTCAGCAGGAATTGCCTATTACACCCAGATAGCTATAGACGGCAGCGGAACGCCTTATGTTGTTTACTCGGACAATACCAACAGCGACAAAGCTACTGTAATGAAATTTAACGGCAGTACTTGGGTTAACGTTAGCTCGGCAGGTTTTTCAGCAGGAACTGCCTATTACACTTCCATAGCCATTGACGGCAGCGGAACGCCTTATGTGGTGTATTCAGATTATGGCAACAGCCAAAAAGCTACTGTTGTGAATTTTCCTTACACATTGCCACCTGTAAGCGTAAACAGCGCAACAATATGTTCTGGCAAGAGCGCTACGCTTACGCCAGGTGGCGCAAGTACCTATACCATTACGGGTGGAGCGTTTACGGTAAGTCCGGGTACAACAACTTCTTATACGGTTACTGGCTCAGATGTTAGTGGTTGCACCAATACTGCTGTGGCAACGGTTTCGGTAAAAGCAAGCCCAACAGTTTCAATTAACAGCGCAACAATATGTTCAGGCCAACCGGTAACACTTACTCCAGGAGGAGCAAGTACTTATACTATTAGCGGTGGTACGTTTATAGTGAGTCCTGTGAACACCAGTACTTATTCGGTTACGGGCACGGCAACAAATGCTTGCGTATCGTCAAACACGGCGGTGGCAAGTGTATTGGTAAACACCACGCCCACCGTGGTAATAACAAACACAACAATATGTTCTGGTAATTCATTTAGTATAGTTCCAACTGGAGCCATTAGCTATACTTATCAAGGGGGTAGCGCTTTGGTAAGTCCACTGACCACAACAAATTATACGGTTCAAGGCTCAAGCGGTTCAGGTTGTGTTTCTAATGTTGTTACTTGTAGCGTTACGGTAAACGCTTCACCAAATGTTACTATTACACCAAGCAGCACCGTTATTTGTTCTGCCAATACTGTTTCACTGACAGCAGGTGGGGCGGTCAGTTATTTATGGAGCAATAACAGTACCACTTTAAGCACAGCTAATCCTTTTATAACCGGTCCAAATGCAAATTTTACACGAACGGTTACCGGAACTGCCGTTAATGGTTGCACGAATCAGGCCGTGCAAACTATCTTGGTGAATACTTCGCCAACTGTAAGTATAGCTTTTACGGGTAGCGTTATTTGCTCAGGCAAAACAAGCACCCTTACCGCCAGCGGTGCTAATACTTATGTATGGGTAAGCGGTCCTTCTGCGGCAGCAAATCCTGTGAGCCCAAATTCAACTACTATTTATACTGTTACCGGAACTAATTCAGCTGGAGGCTGCACTGATGTTGCTACTCAAAATATTATAGTAAATCCATCACCGACTGTCAATATCTCTGTCACAAACGGTACGATTTGTTCGGGCAATACCACCACACTTACAGCCAGTGGTGCCAACTCCTATGTATGGACAAGCGGACCTTCCACTCCAGCAAATGCAGTGAATCCTACTTCCACAACAATTTATACTGTTACTGGAACCAACACAGTTGGTAGTTGTACAAATACAGCTACACAAAACATTGTAGTGAATGCTACACCAACCCTTAACATTGCTTATACGAGCAGTGTGATTTGCTCAGGCAAAACAACAACACTTACGGCCAGTGGCGCCAATACTTACGCTTGGGCAAGCGGACCTTCCACAGCTGCAAATCCTGTGAGTCCAAACGCAAACGCAACTTATACCGTAACAGGCACTAACACAGCAGGCAGTTGTACAAGCACAGCTACACAAAGTGTTGCAGTGAATGCTTCACCAACTCTTAACATTGCTTTTACAAGCAGCGTGATTTGTTCAAGTAAAACAACTACTCTCACTGCCAGCGGTGCTAATTCCTATGTATGGGCAAGCGGACCTTCAACAGCTTCAAGCGCTGTGAGTCCAAACGCTACAACCATTTATACTGTAACTGGAACAAACACCATTGGCAGTTGTACAAACGCCGCAACGCAGAGTGTTGTCGTTAATCCTACACCGACGCTTAACATTGCCTATACTAGCAGTGTGATTTGTTTAGGTAATACCACAACCCTCACAGCAAGTGGTGCAAATACTTTTGTTTGGGCTAGCGGTCCTTCAACGGCTGCAAATCCTGTGAATCCAACCGCAACAACAATATACACTGTTACCGGAACTAACACAGCAGGTAGTTGTACAAATACCGCCACACAGAGTATTGTAGTAAATAACTTGCCAACAGTTAGCATTGTAGCAAGCAGCACAGTAGTGTGTTCTGTTAATTCAGCCACACTAACGGCCGGTGGGGCCGCAACTTACACCTGGAGTAATGCTTTAGGTAATAATACAATTGTCACAGTATCTTCAACCAGCAACTATACACGAACCGTAATAGGATCTGCTGCAAATGGTTGTACTAATTCTGCTTCACAAAGCATGGTGGTTAATGCTACTCCGACCATAAACATTGCAGCAACTAATACGGTTATTTGTTCGGGTAACACGACAACACTCACAGCGAGTGGCGCGAATACCTTCTCTTGGTCAAACGCGATTACTTCATCAACAAATGTGGTGAGTCCAATCGTTACAACGGTTTATAACATTTCAGGAACTACCACCGCATCGGGTTGTACCAATACTGCATTACAAACTATTTCAGTAAATGCTACACCAGTTTTAACAGTTACTCCTGTGTCATCCACAATTTGTTCTGGAGACGCAAGTAATCTTTTAGCCAGTGGAGCAATAAATTATACCTGGACGAATGGTCCTTTAACGGCAGGGTTTGCAGCTAATCCAACCACTACAAGCGTTTATACCGTAACAGGTGAAACAGCAGGTTGTGAAGGACTTGCTTCGCTTACGGTTAACGTGAATCAAAATCCAACACTAACGGTTAACAGCGGTACGGTTTGTACTGGAAATAGTTTTACTATTAGTGCAAGTGGTGCAAATTCTTACTCTTGGAGCAATGGTGCAAGTAGTTCAAGTATTAACGTTTCCCCGCCAACAAATACCGTATACATAGTAATAGGTACGGGTATTAATAATTGTACGAGTACTGCCACTTCAACACTCGTTGTAGCAAACAATCTTGTTGTAAACATTGTTCCAAGTAGCACAGCAGTTTGTGCAGGAGCCTCTGTGACTTTAACAGCAAACGGAGGAAATACATTCTTATGGAACAATTCAACTACAAGTTCAAGTATTGTATTGAATCCAACGACTGCAAGTACGTATTCTGTTATTGGTTCGTCAGGGCCTTCGTGCAGTAATACTGCTTCTCAATTAATTTCGATTAACCCTTCCCCTACTCTTACAGTTAGCGGTATTAATTTTATTTGTTCGGGTGTTACTAGTATATTAACAGCAGGTGGAGCAAATTCTTATACCTGGAATACCGGAGCCAATACCACTACAATCAGCGTTACACCAGCTGTAACATCAACCTATACTGTTACTGGAAGTAACTCATTTAATTGCACAAATACGGCACAGTATCAAGTGCAAACCACACCAGTTGTGACACCAACAATTTGTTTAGTGACTGTGGACAGTGCCAGTATTAATAATGAAATTTATTGGGATAAGGCTTCTTATCCTGAAGCAGATACGTTTATTGTTTATAGAGAGTCGAGTGCTGCGTTTTATTCTGTGATTGCGCGACTATCAAAAAACGCGCTTGGAAGTTATGTGGATACTAACCGCAGTATTGGCCCAAACAATGGTAATCCAAATTATTCTTCTTACAAATACAAAATTCAGTTCAGAGATACTTGCGGGAATTTAAGTCAGATCAGTGATTACCACAAAACCATTTTTATTCAGGATAACCAAACTGGAAATTTTACTTGGAATTACTATAACATTGGCGGAGTTGATCAACAAAGTGTAAATTATGTTTTATACAGACGTAATGTATTATCTGGCGTTACAACAAGTGTTGGTGGAACTTCTGGCACAGCCTTCACGGATCCACAATACAGCGCGCTTGCAACAGCTGGCAATGTAAAATGGTTTACTGGCATGAGTGGCTTTTCCTGCGATCCGAATGCAAGGCTTTCCAGCACTACCGCACAAACAATCAGTACTACAAAAAGCAACGTAAGTAATGAAAAACAATTTCCAGTAGTAACCATTGGTTTAAATGAAAACAGCTCCAAAATTGCTCAACTAAGTGTTTATCCAAACCCAGTTGAAAATCAATTAACACTCGATTTTGGTAAGACTGAAGTGAAGTTGAATCTTGAATTGATTGATGTTACAGGACGTTTGATTAGTAAAGAAGTGATTAACGGAAATAAATTTTATTTAAGTACAAGTGATTTAACCAATGGAATTTATTTTATAAAGCTTTACGAGAGTCACAAACTATTAAACACGCAAAAGATTATTGTGCAGCATTAA